The Metallibacterium scheffleri region GTGCGTCACATACACGGCCGCCGCCGCCGCGCCGGACTTGGAACCTTCCGGGATGTACTGGCCCAGCTTGCGATAGCGCTCGAAATATCCGGATGGCGCCGCGCCCGTGAACACGTAATCGGCGGTTTCGGTGAGCAGCTCCATGGCACGGTGGTCCCGGCATACGAATGCGCCGGCGCCGTAGGCCAGATAACCGAGCTTGTGCGGGTCCACCGTGATCGAGTCGGCCTGGCCGAGCGCGGCCGTCGCCGCGTGCGTGTCCGCGCTGGGAAACGAGGTGAACTCCGCGCGCATGCTTTGCAGACTGCGCAGCGCGCCGTCTTCCTGGCGGAACAGGGTGGCCAGGTAGCCGCCCCAGGCGGCATCGACATGGATGGCGAAACCCTTGCCCTGTGCGGCGCGGCGCTCGCGCAGGGCCACCAGCTCATGGACCGGATCGATGGTGCCGAACTCGGTCGTGCCGAAGACCGCGACCGCCAGCAACGGAGAAGCGCCGGTGGCATCAAGGTCGCGCAGCGCCTGTGCGCACGCGGTGATATCCAGGCGCATGCCGCGCTCCGGGATCAGCCGCAACTGCTCGCGCCCCAGGCCGAGCATTTTCATGCCCTTGCTCCAGGAATAATGCGCCGTCACGGGGGCCAGCACGACGGGCGGCAGCAGCGCAGGGTGCATGGCGAAGAAACGCACGCTGCCGAGCTGCTCGATGCGTGCGGCTTCGAGTGTCCTGCGCCAGCGGGCGCGCTCCGCGGGTTCCAGTGCGGCCAGCCAGCCTTGCCAGTCGGTGAGCAGGGCAATGCTTTGCGTCGGCGTCAGCCTGAACGCCTGCACATCGTCGTCCGGGATATGCATCCCCGGCGGTGCCGCGGCGCGCAGTGCCACGGGAAAGCACTTCAATGCCAACGCAAGGCGCAAGGCCTGGAAATTGGCCAGGGTGCCGCCGGACGTCAGATGGCCGAATGCGCAATGGTCCTGTTGCGGATCGCTGGCATAGCCGAGCAACTTGGCCAGTTGCAAGCCGACCTTGATCTCCAGATCGATGGTGACGGGCGCGGCCTCGTCGCTGACATTGTTGGGGTTGTAGGGCAGGGCCAGAATCTGCGCGACCAGCCCGGGCAGCAGCAGGTCCGAGACCATGTGCCCGAGGTAGCGCGGGCTGTGAAAGGGCACGGAGCGTTTCAACGCCGCGGACAGCGTGTGCAATTCACGTCGCAGGCGCGCCTCGAATTCCTGGAATGCGGGTTGCTGCGCGGCGCGCGTGGGGATGGCCGGCGGATCTTCGGGATAAAGATTGCGCCGCCAGAAAACATGGTCGCGCAGAAACTCCAGCACCAGCCGTTCCAGCAGCGCATCGTTCTCCCCGTAGGGCCCCAGGAAACACGGATACAGGCTGGGCTCGGTCATGGATGCTCGCAGGATCGGTTCATTGGCGGTTGCATGGCTGCACGTCGCGTGACAAGGCAACCCGCACGGCGCAACCCGGCGCCAGGCCCGGATCAGACTCGTCGCGCCGCTGCAGTGACTCAGAAGCATCGCGCCGAAAGCTCAAGCCCGTCTTGATCTGGATCAGTTTTGGCACAACACAGGGAAACAAGCGGTGCAGGCTCTACTATCGATTCCGGCGCGCCAGCGCGGCGCGACCATCGACCCCCACCACAGCCCTGCAGACATCGACCATGCCATCCAGTCAGCCGCCGCTCGCGGCCCCGCGCGAGCTCATCGACGACATCGACAACCGGATCCTCGACTTGCTGCAGCAGCGCAATCGCGTGGTCGGCGATGTCATCGCGACCAAGATCCGGCAGAGCCTGCCCATCTTCGACGCCGCGCGCGAAGCCGACAAAATCGTGCGCTTCCGCGCGCAGGCCGTCGAACGCGGGCTGGATGCGGAGTGGGCCGAGGATTTCCTGCGCATGATCATGGGCAGTTCGCGCGATCGCCAGTCACACGGGGACTTTCCGCGCGCGGGGTCGCAGCCGCGCGAAGTGCTGCTGGTCGGCGGCGCGGGCGGCATGGGCTCGCTGTACCGCCGCTTCCTCGAGCGCAGCGGGCACCGCGTGCGCGTGCTTGATCGCGACGACTGGCCGCGCGTCGCGCAACTCGCGGCCGGCATTGATCTGGCCATCGTCGCGGTACCGATCGATGTCACCGCCGAGGTCATCTGCCGCCTGGCGCCACACCTGCCTGCTGACGCTGTGCTGGCCGATTTCACCTCCAACAAGAACGGCCTGCTGGAACTGATGCGGCAGGTCCACCCGGGTCCGGTCCTCAGTCTGCACCCGTTGCATGGCCCGGACGCGCCCAATCTGGCCAAACAACTGATGCTGGCTTGCCCGGGACGCGATCCGCAGCGCAGCCAGTGGCTGCTCGAGCAGTGCCGGCTATGGGGCATGCGCATCAAGATCGTCGAGGCCGATCAGCATGATCGCGCGATGCACCTGATCCAGGGCCTGCGCCACTTCACGACGTTCCTGCACGGATCGTTTCTGCGCCAATGCAACCTGCATCCGGAGGACATCCTCGACTACTCCAGCCCGGTCTACCGGATGGAACTGATGATGACGGCGCGCATGTTCGCGCAGGATCCGCAGTTATATGCCGACATCGTGCTGGCCAACGCCGAACGGCGCAGCCTGCTGCTCGAATTCCTCGAGCACCACCGCGCGCTGGCGCGCATCATCGAGGACAACGACCGCGAGGCCTTCATCACCGAATTCCGCGACATCAGTGCGTTCTTCGCGGACTTCGCGGAACGCGCCCGCCGCGAGAGCGGATACCTGATCTACAGGCTGTCCGAGCGATTTGCCTGATGGCCGCTGCGGTTCGGCCCGAGAACCGGTAATGGCTTCGTTGCGCGCATGCAGAGGCGGCATCGCCACGCCCGTTCGTTCGCAGCCGCGGCCGCGACATGGATGGCGCGAAGCGCCTGCGGATGTGCTGATCCAGGCAGGGCGCTACAGGCAGATGCGTTGTGCCTGATTCGGCGTGGTGGTGATCAGCGCAGCGCCACTGTCGGCATTGCAGGGGCGCGCATGGCATTGCAAGGTTTTGTTGCGTTGTGATCTCGCGCACCGTGTTGCCGTCAGCGCTGCGTGGACGCCGACGCCTGCATGCGATCCGGGGCCTCGGTGGTCATGCCAAGAGTGGCCGGCACGGCGCGTTGCCGCAACGGGTGCCAGACCGCGCCGCGTCGGTTTGTCGCGCTCACGCTGGCGCACAAGGCCGCGGGCAGCGTCGAGTCCACATCATGGGTCGTGGACCGATCACAGACGACGATCACGCCGGTGCGCACGCGACGCTCGCGAAGGTGGTCCACCGCGATATCCACATACAGTGGCACGATGGTGGCATCGACGACGTCCAGCATGATCGTGGTCGTATCGGTACCGATGGCACGCTGCGCATCCGCGATCATTTCGCCGAGCGCTGCGCCGAGGGCCTCCACGCCGATTGCCGCAAGATCCTGGATTGCCGGACACGCGATACGCAACACCGCACCGGCGTAGCCCGGTGCATCGAACGTCTCCAGACGGAATCCTGCCGCGGTACCGGCACTGTCCGGATCGACCGCGGTCACCTGTTCAATGGGCAGCATGCGTCACCCCGTCATGTACGTCATCCGGACATCACACGAGGATAGGTCGCGGCGCATGGCGTTGTTGCAACATTTCTTCAAGTTGTGCGCTGCTGCGCATATCGGGCTCAGGTGCGTGAATGCCGGTGACGGCGTGTGGACCGGGATCGCGCCTGCAGCTTTGCTCTTGCTGACAAATGCACTGGCAAGCGATGACGGTCCAAGATCTTCGGCGGTGCGTGGTGCTTTGGCGTTGATCGTTGCGCAGGCGCACGGCTTGTTGACGCCGATCCAAAACTGACCCACTTTTCGGGCTGATGCCGACCGAAAATTGACCCGGGTACCCCAACCTTCCTGCTGGTTTTTTGACCAGCAGGAATCTGATGAGGTGTACCCCATGTCGATGATAGGAAAAGTGCGGCGGATGCATTTCCGCGAGAAGAAATCGGTGCGCGAGATCGCGCGCGTGACGAGCTTGTCCCGCAACACGGTGCGGGCGTGGTTGCGTGAGCCAGAGGTCAAGGATCGCCAATATCGGCGACCAGCGGCGTCGATGCAGCTGACGCCCTACGCGGATGCCCTTCGGCAAGCCTTGACGGCGGATGCGCGCCGTCCCAGGCGCGAGCAACGCACGGCGAAGGCCTTGTTCGAGGACGTGAGGGCCCAGGGCTACGAGGGCTGTTATTCGCGGGTGACCGACTTCGTGCGCGCCTGGCGTACCGATGGCGGCGAAGCGGCGGCGCGCAAGGCGTTCGTACCGCTGGCCTTCGAGTGGGGCGAAGCCTACCAGTTCGACTGGAGCGAGGAAGGCGTGGTGGTCGGCGGCGTGTACTACCGCGCCCAGGTGGCACACATGACGCTGTGCGCCAGTCGCGCGTTCTGGCTGGTGGCCTATCCCAGTCAGGGCCACGAGATGCTGTTCGACGCGCATACGCGCAGCTTCGCCGCCCTGGGCGGCGTGGCCCGCCGCGGCATCTACGACAACATGAAGACGGCGGTGGACAAGGTGCTGCGCGGCAAGGAGCGGGTGGTCAATGCGCGTTTCGCGGCCCTGTGCGCGCACTACCTGGTCGAGCCGGATTTCTGCAACGTCGCGTCCGGCTGGGAAAAGGGCGTGGTGGAGAAGAACGTGCAGGATGCGCGGCGGCGCATCTTCCAGCAGGCGGCCGGTGAGCGCTTCGCGACCTTCGCCGACCTCAACGCCTGGCTGGCGACGAAGGTCCGCGCGCTGTGGGAAGAGCTGCATCACCCGCAACACCGGGCGTGCACGCTGGCCGAGCTACTGGAGCACGAACGGGCCCATCTGATGCCGATGCCGGCACCGTTCGACGGTTACGTGGAGAAGGCCGCCAAGGTCAGCAGCACCTGCCTGGTCGCGGTGGCGAGGAACCGTTACTCGGTGCCGTGCGAATATGCCGGCCGCTGGGTGTCGGCGCGCGTGTACCCGACACGGCTGGTCATGGCCTCGGACGAGACGGTGATCGCCGAACACGAACGGCTGAACGGCAGCGGGCAAGTACGCTACGACTGGCAGCATTACGTGCCGCTGATCCAACGCAAGCCGGGCGCGCTGCGCAACGGCGA contains the following coding sequences:
- a CDS encoding pyridoxal phosphate-dependent decarboxylase family protein, which translates into the protein MTEPSLYPCFLGPYGENDALLERLVLEFLRDHVFWRRNLYPEDPPAIPTRAAQQPAFQEFEARLRRELHTLSAALKRSVPFHSPRYLGHMVSDLLLPGLVAQILALPYNPNNVSDEAAPVTIDLEIKVGLQLAKLLGYASDPQQDHCAFGHLTSGGTLANFQALRLALALKCFPVALRAAAPPGMHIPDDDVQAFRLTPTQSIALLTDWQGWLAALEPAERARWRRTLEAARIEQLGSVRFFAMHPALLPPVVLAPVTAHYSWSKGMKMLGLGREQLRLIPERGMRLDITACAQALRDLDATGASPLLAVAVFGTTEFGTIDPVHELVALRERRAAQGKGFAIHVDAAWGGYLATLFRQEDGALRSLQSMRAEFTSFPSADTHAATAALGQADSITVDPHKLGYLAYGAGAFVCRDHRAMELLTETADYVFTGAAPSGYFERYRKLGQYIPEGSKSGAAAAAVYVTHRVLPLDHAHFGQLVRQTIRATEAFAARAEQFAREMESRLRVCVPYAPDSNLVCMALNPAGNRDVAVANAFTRRIHGAISTDTGAAVQNREFFGSTTTLRAEILGAQDMHRVLHELGLDANSMRADDPRADRLLILRHTLMNPFIIDDENGISYIDRYFDYLSRRMALLLPATPSPRAA
- the tyrA gene encoding bifunctional chorismate mutase/prephenate dehydrogenase, giving the protein MPSSQPPLAAPRELIDDIDNRILDLLQQRNRVVGDVIATKIRQSLPIFDAAREADKIVRFRAQAVERGLDAEWAEDFLRMIMGSSRDRQSHGDFPRAGSQPREVLLVGGAGGMGSLYRRFLERSGHRVRVLDRDDWPRVAQLAAGIDLAIVAVPIDVTAEVICRLAPHLPADAVLADFTSNKNGLLELMRQVHPGPVLSLHPLHGPDAPNLAKQLMLACPGRDPQRSQWLLEQCRLWGMRIKIVEADQHDRAMHLIQGLRHFTTFLHGSFLRQCNLHPEDILDYSSPVYRMELMMTARMFAQDPQLYADIVLANAERRSLLLEFLEHHRALARIIEDNDREAFITEFRDISAFFADFAERARRESGYLIYRLSERFA
- the istA gene encoding IS21 family transposase gives rise to the protein MSMIGKVRRMHFREKKSVREIARVTSLSRNTVRAWLREPEVKDRQYRRPAASMQLTPYADALRQALTADARRPRREQRTAKALFEDVRAQGYEGCYSRVTDFVRAWRTDGGEAAARKAFVPLAFEWGEAYQFDWSEEGVVVGGVYYRAQVAHMTLCASRAFWLVAYPSQGHEMLFDAHTRSFAALGGVARRGIYDNMKTAVDKVLRGKERVVNARFAALCAHYLVEPDFCNVASGWEKGVVEKNVQDARRRIFQQAAGERFATFADLNAWLATKVRALWEELHHPQHRACTLAELLEHERAHLMPMPAPFDGYVEKAAKVSSTCLVAVARNRYSVPCEYAGRWVSARVYPTRLVMASDETVIAEHERLNGSGQVRYDWQHYVPLIQRKPGALRNGEPFADLPAALQQLRRALLREAGGDRVMAKVLALVPQAGLEAVTVAAELALESGPPGRVSIEHVVNVLGRLSAPATPAAIATSLRAAITPEADTARYDRLRETEVAHAS